A genomic region of Streptomyces sp. NBC_00247 contains the following coding sequences:
- the recG gene encoding ATP-dependent DNA helicase RecG, producing the protein MEPVSALDEPLKKLLGGATAKVMAEHLGLHTVGDLLHHYPRRYEERGRLTPLSDLPLDEHVTVVAQVADARVLGFNNGRGKRLEVTLTDGSGRLQLVFFGHGVHKPHQELLPGRRAMFAGKVGVFNRKTQLAHPTYQLLDTEAGAADGEAGVREAVDAFAGRLLPLYPACKQLDSWRIAKAVDTVLPSAQEAVDPLPAPLREGRGFVSLPEALVKVHRPQTKADIEDARERLKWDEAFVLQVALARRRYADTQLPAVARRPAPDGLLDAFDARLPFTLTEGQRKVSGEIFGDLATEHPMHRLLQGEVGSGKTMVALRAMLAVVDSGGQAAMLAPTEVLAQQHHRSITEMMGDLAEGGMLGGSALGTKVVLLTGSMGTAARRRALLDLTTGEAGLVIGTHALIEDKVSFHDLGLVVVDEQHRFGVEQRDALRSKGKQPPHLLVMTATPIPRTVAMTVFGDLETSVLDQLPAGRSPIATHVVPAADKPHFLARAWERVREEVEGGHQAYVVCPRIGDDPEEAAGAKGAKTGKGAKAAAKAEEPDAPSPDGDKRPPLAVLDIAALLAAGPLAGLRVEVLHGRMNPDDKDDVMRRFAAGQVDVLVATTVIEVGVNVPNATAMVIMDADRFGVSQLHQLRGRVGRGSAPGLCLLVSEAHEASPARARLGAVAATLDGFELSRIDLEQRREGDVLGQAQSGVRSSLRMLTVIDDEEIITAARAEATRTVAADPELTGHPELRTALDALLDKDREEFLDKG; encoded by the coding sequence ATGGAACCCGTGTCCGCGCTCGATGAACCCCTCAAGAAGCTGCTCGGCGGAGCCACCGCGAAGGTGATGGCCGAACACCTCGGCCTGCACACGGTCGGCGACCTCCTGCACCACTACCCGCGACGGTACGAGGAGCGGGGCCGGCTCACCCCGCTCTCCGACCTCCCGCTGGACGAACACGTCACCGTGGTCGCCCAGGTCGCCGACGCCCGGGTGCTGGGCTTCAACAACGGGCGCGGCAAACGCCTGGAAGTCACCCTCACCGACGGCAGCGGCCGGCTCCAGCTGGTCTTCTTCGGCCACGGGGTGCACAAGCCCCACCAGGAACTCCTCCCCGGCCGCCGGGCGATGTTCGCGGGCAAGGTCGGCGTCTTCAACCGCAAGACGCAGCTCGCCCACCCCACGTACCAACTGCTCGACACCGAGGCCGGCGCGGCGGACGGGGAAGCGGGCGTGCGCGAGGCCGTGGACGCCTTCGCCGGCCGGCTGCTGCCCCTCTACCCCGCCTGCAAGCAGCTCGACTCCTGGCGCATCGCCAAGGCCGTGGACACCGTGCTGCCCAGCGCCCAGGAGGCCGTCGACCCGCTGCCCGCCCCGCTGCGCGAAGGACGCGGATTCGTCTCCCTGCCCGAAGCCCTGGTGAAGGTGCACCGGCCGCAGACCAAGGCGGACATCGAGGACGCCAGGGAGCGGCTGAAGTGGGACGAGGCGTTCGTCCTCCAGGTCGCGCTGGCCCGCCGCCGGTACGCCGACACCCAGCTCCCCGCGGTCGCCCGCCGCCCGGCACCCGACGGACTGCTCGACGCCTTCGACGCCCGGCTGCCGTTCACCCTCACCGAGGGCCAGCGGAAGGTGTCCGGCGAGATCTTCGGCGATCTCGCCACCGAACACCCCATGCACCGGCTGCTCCAGGGCGAGGTCGGCTCGGGCAAGACCATGGTCGCCCTGCGCGCGATGCTCGCCGTCGTGGACAGCGGCGGCCAGGCCGCGATGCTCGCACCCACCGAGGTGCTCGCCCAGCAGCACCACCGTTCCATCACCGAGATGATGGGCGACCTCGCCGAGGGCGGCATGCTCGGCGGCTCGGCCCTCGGCACGAAGGTCGTCCTGCTCACCGGCTCCATGGGCACCGCGGCCCGCCGCCGGGCGCTGCTGGACCTGACCACCGGCGAGGCCGGACTGGTCATCGGCACCCACGCGCTGATCGAGGACAAGGTGTCCTTCCACGACCTCGGGCTGGTCGTCGTCGACGAGCAGCACCGCTTCGGAGTGGAGCAGCGCGACGCCCTGCGCTCCAAGGGCAAGCAGCCGCCGCACCTGCTGGTGATGACCGCCACCCCCATCCCGCGCACGGTCGCGATGACGGTCTTCGGCGACCTGGAGACGTCCGTCCTGGACCAGCTCCCCGCCGGGCGCTCGCCGATCGCCACCCACGTGGTGCCCGCGGCCGACAAACCGCACTTCCTCGCCCGCGCCTGGGAGCGGGTCCGCGAGGAGGTGGAGGGTGGCCACCAGGCGTACGTCGTCTGCCCCCGGATCGGCGACGACCCCGAGGAGGCGGCCGGGGCCAAGGGCGCGAAGACCGGCAAGGGCGCGAAGGCCGCGGCGAAGGCGGAGGAGCCGGACGCCCCGAGTCCCGACGGCGACAAGCGCCCGCCGCTCGCCGTGCTCGACATCGCTGCCCTGCTGGCCGCGGGACCGCTCGCCGGGCTCCGCGTCGAGGTGCTGCACGGCCGGATGAACCCGGACGACAAGGACGACGTGATGCGGCGGTTCGCCGCCGGCCAGGTCGACGTGCTGGTGGCCACCACCGTGATCGAGGTCGGGGTGAACGTCCCCAACGCCACCGCGATGGTGATCATGGACGCGGACCGGTTCGGCGTCTCCCAGCTGCACCAGCTGCGCGGCCGGGTCGGCCGGGGCTCGGCCCCCGGGCTCTGCCTGCTGGTCAGCGAGGCCCACGAGGCGAGCCCGGCCCGCGCCCGGCTCGGCGCGGTCGCCGCCACCCTGGACGGCTTCGAGCTCTCCCGGATCGACCTGGAACAGCGCCGCGAGGGCGACGTGCTCGGCCAGGCCCAGTCCGGGGTCCGCTCCTCGCTGCGGATGCTCACCGTCATCGACGACGAGGAGATCATCACCGCCGCGCGGGCCGAGGCCACCCGGACCGTCGCCGCCGACCCGGAGCTGACCGGCCACCCGGAGCTGCGGACCGCCCTGGACGCCCTGCTGGACAAGGACCGCGAGGAGTTCCTCGACAAGGGGTGA
- a CDS encoding DAK2 domain-containing protein yields the protein MPQPPDDFDAVAVRTWCSLALEALGRERAAIDAINVYPVPDGDTGTNLFLTVESARASVEAVFAAHDRDSPVPGPAEPGTAEAVRAMAHGALIGARGNSGTILAQLLRGMAAVLADGGDADHLARALAHAATAARRAVAHPVEGTILTVATAAAGAAGAVAAGSGLAAVARAAHAGAAEALEETPGRLPVLGRAGVVDAGGQGLVTVLGALLETVTGQAPVRAPRQAPEPLPVPEGPAAHPGECGDPADRAAAGDGPAFEVIYLLEAGEAEVDRLRGRLDALGDSLVVVGGDGLWNVHVHVDDAGAAVEAGVEAGRPHRIRITHFGAARTGPHPEPAPRSVVLVVPGEELRGLCEEAGAVTVLGRPGKPPASGDLVEAIRRAHAREVVLLPNDATLRHVAAAAAEQVRGDGIRVAVVPTRAVVQGIAALAVHEPGRSFDEDVVAMTAAAGATRYAELAVAERQSWTTAGICQAGDILGLIDGDVAVIGADVPGTARTVLDRMLAAGGELVTLVLGEHVPDALGDTLESYVREGHLAVDTTVYRGGHPGTPLLIGVE from the coding sequence GTGCCGCAGCCCCCCGACGATTTCGACGCCGTCGCGGTACGCACCTGGTGCTCCCTGGCCCTCGAAGCCCTGGGCCGGGAACGCGCCGCGATCGACGCGATCAACGTCTACCCCGTCCCCGACGGGGACACCGGCACCAACCTCTTCCTCACCGTGGAGTCCGCGCGGGCGTCCGTCGAGGCCGTCTTCGCCGCACACGACCGCGACTCCCCGGTGCCCGGTCCCGCGGAGCCGGGCACCGCCGAGGCGGTACGCGCCATGGCGCACGGGGCCCTCATCGGGGCGCGGGGCAACTCCGGCACCATCCTCGCCCAGCTCCTGCGCGGGATGGCGGCCGTACTCGCGGACGGCGGGGACGCGGACCACCTGGCCCGGGCGCTGGCGCACGCCGCCACGGCCGCCCGCCGGGCCGTCGCCCATCCCGTCGAGGGCACCATCCTCACCGTCGCCACCGCCGCCGCGGGGGCCGCCGGGGCGGTCGCCGCCGGGAGCGGCCTGGCGGCCGTCGCACGGGCCGCGCACGCGGGAGCCGCCGAGGCGTTGGAGGAGACCCCCGGCCGGCTGCCGGTGCTCGGCCGCGCCGGAGTCGTGGACGCCGGCGGACAGGGCCTGGTGACCGTGCTGGGGGCGCTGCTGGAGACGGTGACCGGACAGGCGCCCGTACGCGCCCCCCGGCAGGCGCCGGAACCCCTTCCCGTGCCGGAGGGCCCCGCGGCCCACCCCGGCGAGTGCGGCGACCCCGCGGACCGGGCGGCGGCCGGCGACGGGCCCGCCTTCGAGGTCATCTACCTGCTGGAAGCCGGGGAGGCCGAGGTGGACCGGCTCCGCGGGCGGCTCGACGCCCTCGGCGACTCCCTCGTCGTCGTCGGCGGCGACGGCCTGTGGAACGTCCACGTGCACGTGGACGACGCCGGCGCCGCCGTGGAGGCGGGCGTGGAGGCGGGACGCCCGCACCGGATCCGGATCACCCACTTCGGCGCCGCCCGCACCGGCCCGCACCCCGAACCCGCCCCGCGCTCCGTCGTCCTGGTCGTCCCCGGCGAGGAACTCCGCGGGCTGTGCGAGGAGGCCGGCGCCGTCACCGTGCTCGGGCGCCCCGGGAAGCCGCCCGCCAGCGGCGACCTGGTCGAGGCCATCCGCCGCGCGCACGCCCGCGAGGTCGTGCTGCTCCCCAACGACGCGACCCTGCGCCACGTCGCGGCCGCCGCCGCCGAGCAGGTCAGGGGCGACGGCATCCGGGTCGCCGTCGTGCCGACCCGCGCCGTCGTCCAGGGCATCGCCGCTCTCGCCGTGCACGAGCCGGGCCGGAGTTTCGACGAGGACGTCGTCGCCATGACGGCGGCAGCCGGAGCCACCCGCTACGCCGAACTCGCCGTCGCCGAACGGCAGTCGTGGACCACGGCCGGCATCTGCCAGGCCGGCGACATCCTCGGCCTGATCGACGGGGACGTGGCCGTCATCGGCGCGGACGTCCCCGGCACCGCCCGTACCGTCCTCGACCGGATGCTCGCGGCCGGCGGGGAACTGGTCACCCTCGTCCTCGGCGAACACGTGCCCGACGCCCTCGGCGACACACTGGAGTCGTACGTACGCGAGGGGCACCTGGCCGTCGACACCACCGTCTACCGGGGCGGGCACCCGGGGACCCCGCTGCTGATCGGCGTCGAATAG
- the rpmB gene encoding 50S ribosomal protein L28 — protein MAANCDVCGKGPGFGNNISHSHRRTSRRWNPNIQRVRAVVGRTPKRLNVCTSCIKAGKVAR, from the coding sequence GTGGCTGCCAACTGCGACGTCTGCGGCAAGGGGCCGGGCTTCGGCAACAACATTTCGCACTCGCACCGCCGTACGTCTCGTCGCTGGAATCCCAACATCCAGCGCGTGCGTGCCGTGGTCGGTCGGACGCCGAAGCGGCTCAACGTCTGCACCTCGTGCATCAAGGCCGGCAAGGTCGCGCGCTGA
- the thiD gene encoding bifunctional hydroxymethylpyrimidine kinase/phosphomethylpyrimidine kinase → MPISAAVPPRVLTVAGSDSGGGAGIQADLKTMLALGVHGMSVLTAVTAQNSLGVQGAWELPADAVRAQYRSVVDDIGVQAVKTGMLASAALVETVAGLLAGTGAPVVVDPVGVSKHGDALLAAEALESVRTELLPLATVATPNLDEVAQLTGVEVAQEPDMRRAAAAVLAFGPRWVVIKGGHLPGEAVDLLTDGDQEYWLRAPRHDNRHTHGTGCTLASAIACGLARGQNVPTAVRNAKTYVTGAIEAGFALGSGIGPVDHGWRSRRA, encoded by the coding sequence ATGCCGATATCTGCCGCCGTACCTCCCCGTGTCCTCACCGTCGCCGGATCGGACTCCGGCGGCGGTGCCGGCATCCAGGCCGACCTCAAGACGATGCTGGCACTCGGCGTGCACGGCATGAGCGTGCTGACCGCCGTGACCGCCCAGAACTCCCTGGGCGTGCAGGGCGCCTGGGAGCTTCCGGCCGACGCGGTACGCGCCCAGTACCGCAGTGTCGTGGACGACATCGGTGTCCAGGCGGTGAAGACGGGCATGCTCGCGTCCGCCGCACTGGTGGAGACGGTCGCCGGACTCCTCGCGGGCACGGGCGCCCCGGTCGTCGTCGATCCCGTGGGCGTCTCCAAGCACGGGGACGCGCTGCTCGCCGCCGAGGCCCTCGAATCCGTACGGACGGAACTGCTGCCGCTGGCCACGGTCGCCACCCCGAACCTGGACGAAGTGGCACAGCTCACGGGCGTGGAGGTGGCCCAGGAGCCGGACATGCGGCGGGCCGCCGCCGCTGTGCTCGCCTTCGGCCCGCGCTGGGTGGTGATCAAGGGCGGCCATCTCCCCGGCGAGGCCGTCGACCTGCTCACCGACGGTGACCAGGAGTACTGGCTGCGGGCCCCGCGCCACGACAACCGGCACACCCACGGCACGGGCTGCACCCTCGCCTCGGCCATCGCCTGCGGCCTGGCGCGCGGCCAGAACGTGCCCACGGCGGTACGGAACGCGAAGACCTACGTCACCGGGGCGATCGAGGCCGGCTTCGCACTCGGCTCCGGCATCGGCCCGGTCGACCACGGCTGGCGGAGCCGCCGGGCCTGA
- a CDS encoding thiamine-phosphate kinase, translated as MKGTVGELGEFGLIRELTARLTTTPAVRLGPGDDAAVVAAPDRRVVASTDVLIEGRHFRRDWSTAYDVGRKAAAQNLADIAAMGAVPTALLLGLVVPASLPVTWATELMDGLRDECQVAGAAVVGGDVVGGDTITVAITALGDLRNHEPVTRSGARPGDVVAVTGWLGWSAAGFAVLSRGFRSPRAFVEAHRRPEPPYHAGPAAAGLGATAMTDVSDGLVADLGHIAEASKVRIDLRSGLIDVPSQMSDIGQAVGVDPLQWVLTGGEDHAIVATFPPDVKLPARWKVIGEVLNPSALPQVTVDGAPWTSRGGWDHFGDVEDTPQ; from the coding sequence GTGAAGGGAACCGTGGGTGAGTTGGGGGAGTTCGGGCTCATCAGAGAGCTCACCGCCCGCCTCACCACCACTCCGGCGGTACGGCTGGGGCCCGGCGACGACGCCGCGGTCGTGGCGGCTCCGGACCGCAGGGTCGTGGCCAGTACCGACGTACTGATCGAGGGACGCCACTTCCGCCGCGACTGGTCGACCGCGTACGACGTCGGGCGGAAGGCCGCGGCGCAGAACCTCGCCGACATCGCCGCGATGGGAGCCGTGCCCACCGCGCTGCTGCTCGGCCTCGTCGTCCCGGCGAGCCTCCCGGTGACCTGGGCGACCGAACTCATGGACGGGCTGCGCGACGAGTGCCAGGTCGCCGGGGCGGCCGTGGTCGGCGGCGACGTGGTCGGCGGGGACACCATCACCGTCGCGATCACCGCGCTCGGCGACCTCCGCAACCACGAACCGGTCACCCGCTCCGGCGCCCGCCCGGGCGACGTCGTCGCGGTCACCGGCTGGCTCGGCTGGTCCGCCGCCGGATTCGCCGTACTCTCCCGGGGATTCCGCTCGCCCCGCGCCTTCGTGGAAGCCCACCGGCGCCCCGAACCGCCCTACCACGCGGGCCCCGCGGCCGCCGGGCTCGGCGCCACCGCGATGACCGACGTCAGCGACGGACTGGTCGCCGACCTCGGACACATCGCCGAAGCCAGCAAGGTCCGCATCGACCTGCGCTCCGGACTCATCGACGTCCCGTCCCAGATGTCGGACATCGGGCAGGCGGTCGGCGTCGATCCGCTCCAGTGGGTGCTCACCGGGGGAGAGGACCACGCGATCGTGGCGACCTTCCCGCCGGACGTGAAGCTGCCCGCCCGCTGGAAGGTGATCGGCGAGGTCCTCAACCCGTCCGCCCTGCCCCAGGTCACCGTCGACGGCGCGCCCTGGACCAGCAGGGGAGGCTGGGACCACTTCGGCGACGTCGAGGACACTCCCCAGTAG
- a CDS encoding Lrp/AsnC ligand binding domain-containing protein, which translates to MVQAYILIQTEVGKASIVAETIAKLPGVIQAEDVTGPYDVIVRAQADTVDEIGRMVVARVQQVEGITRTLTCPVVHL; encoded by the coding sequence GTGGTACAGGCGTACATCCTTATTCAGACCGAGGTGGGCAAGGCGTCGATCGTCGCCGAGACCATCGCGAAACTCCCGGGAGTGATCCAGGCAGAGGACGTCACCGGACCCTACGACGTGATCGTGCGCGCCCAGGCCGACACGGTGGACGAGATCGGCCGCATGGTGGTCGCCCGGGTCCAGCAGGTGGAAGGCATCACACGAACCCTGACCTGCCCCGTAGTCCACCTCTGA
- a CDS encoding DUF3515 domain-containing protein, translated as MTSSRRRSLRPSFLVPSAAALLLAAGCSGDSQPSVAVPAPSRDAAAYCSALDKVLPKSVAGLERGDPAPESELTAGWGDGAIVLRCGVPRPAAMADAASKGIDADGVNWLLEQRADAGPRFTTTYRKAYVEVTLGTRFAHDASPLAEFAKPVRDTVPDSL; from the coding sequence GTGACGTCTTCCCGCCGCCGGTCCCTCCGTCCGTCGTTCCTCGTGCCGTCCGCCGCCGCGCTCCTGCTGGCGGCGGGCTGCTCCGGCGACTCGCAGCCGTCGGTCGCGGTGCCCGCACCGTCCCGGGACGCGGCCGCTTACTGTTCGGCGCTGGACAAGGTGCTGCCGAAGAGCGTGGCCGGGCTGGAACGCGGTGATCCCGCACCGGAGTCGGAGCTGACCGCCGGTTGGGGGGACGGGGCGATCGTACTTCGCTGCGGGGTTCCCCGGCCCGCCGCCATGGCGGACGCGGCTTCCAAGGGGATCGACGCGGACGGTGTGAACTGGCTGCTGGAGCAACGCGCCGACGCGGGGCCCCGGTTCACGACGACGTACCGCAAGGCGTACGTCGAGGTCACGTTGGGGACGCGGTTCGCCCACGACGCCAGCCCGCTCGCCGAGTTCGCGAAGCCGGTGCGCGACACGGTCCCCGACAGCCTCTGA
- a CDS encoding D-alanine--D-alanine ligase family protein — translation MSSENLPQSPERPKSPEQQRRKPRVAVVFGGRSSEHGISVVTAGAVLKAIDRTVYDVLPIGITKDGRWALTGDDPARMAITDRQVPDVDSLAESEKGGVVLSVDPGSREVVLNEPGSVPRELGEVDVVFPVLHGPYGEDGTLQGLLELSGVPYVGAGVLASAVGQDKEYMKRVFISFGLPVGPYLVVRPREWENDPSAARKRIVDFAGEHGWPLFVKPARGGSSVGISKVDGIGGLEAAIEEARRHDPKFLVESLLSGREIECGVLEFEDGPRASVPAEIPPVTAHDFYDFEAKYIDSADALVPAPLTPEQTAEVQRLAVDAFESVSCEGLVRADFFLTDDGEFVINEINTLPGFTPISMFPRMWQESGVDYPELVDRLIQAALTRSTGLR, via the coding sequence ATGAGCAGCGAGAACCTCCCCCAGAGCCCTGAGCGTCCGAAGAGCCCTGAGCAGCAGCGCCGCAAGCCGCGCGTGGCTGTCGTGTTCGGCGGACGCAGCTCCGAACACGGCATCTCGGTCGTCACGGCCGGCGCCGTCCTGAAGGCCATCGACCGGACGGTCTACGACGTCCTGCCGATCGGCATCACCAAGGACGGCCGCTGGGCCCTCACCGGCGACGACCCGGCCCGCATGGCCATCACCGACCGGCAGGTGCCGGACGTGGACTCGCTCGCCGAGTCGGAGAAGGGCGGCGTGGTTCTCTCCGTGGACCCGGGCAGCCGTGAAGTCGTCCTCAACGAACCGGGGTCGGTGCCCCGGGAGCTCGGCGAGGTGGACGTCGTCTTCCCCGTGCTGCACGGCCCGTACGGCGAGGACGGCACCCTCCAGGGCCTCCTGGAACTCTCCGGCGTCCCCTACGTCGGCGCGGGCGTCCTCGCCTCCGCCGTCGGCCAGGACAAGGAGTACATGAAGCGGGTCTTCATCTCCTTCGGGCTCCCGGTCGGCCCCTACCTCGTCGTCCGCCCCCGCGAGTGGGAGAACGACCCCTCCGCCGCCCGCAAGCGGATCGTGGACTTCGCCGGCGAGCACGGCTGGCCGCTCTTCGTGAAGCCCGCGCGCGGCGGCTCCTCGGTGGGCATCAGCAAGGTCGACGGGATCGGCGGCCTGGAAGCGGCGATCGAGGAGGCCCGCCGCCACGACCCGAAGTTCCTCGTCGAGTCGCTGCTGAGCGGACGCGAGATCGAGTGCGGGGTGCTGGAGTTCGAGGACGGTCCGCGTGCCAGCGTGCCGGCGGAGATCCCGCCGGTCACCGCGCACGACTTCTACGACTTCGAGGCCAAGTACATCGACTCGGCGGACGCCCTGGTGCCCGCCCCGCTCACCCCGGAGCAGACCGCGGAGGTCCAGCGGCTCGCCGTCGACGCCTTCGAGTCCGTCTCCTGCGAGGGCCTGGTGCGCGCCGACTTCTTCCTCACGGACGACGGCGAGTTCGTCATCAACGAGATCAACACCCTGCCCGGATTCACGCCCATCTCGATGTTCCCGAGGATGTGGCAGGAGAGCGGCGTCGACTACCCCGAGCTGGTCGACCGGCTGATCCAGGCGGCCCTGACCCGGTCCACCGGCCTGCGCTGA
- a CDS encoding NAD(P)H-dependent glycerol-3-phosphate dehydrogenase — protein MTNPRKVAVFGAGSWGTAFAVILGDAGCDVTVWARRAEVAESINTTRTNPGYLPGAELPKSVRATTDPAEALRGAEFAVLVVPSQTLRANLADWAPHLEQDTVLVSLMKGVELGTAKLMSEVIADVTKVSADRVAVVTGPNLAGEIAARRPAAAVVACRDESVAQRLQAACHTPYFRPYTNTDVVGCELGGAVKNVIGLAVGIADGMGLGDNAKGSLITRGLAETTRLGLAMGADPLTFSGLAGLGDLVATCSSPLSRNHTFGTNLGRGMTLQEAVAATSQTAEGVKSCESVLDLARRHGVDMPITETVVGIVHEGKPPAVAVKELMSRSAKPERR, from the coding sequence GTGACCAACCCGCGCAAAGTGGCCGTCTTCGGGGCGGGCTCCTGGGGCACGGCCTTCGCCGTGATCCTGGGCGACGCCGGCTGCGACGTCACCGTCTGGGCCCGTCGTGCCGAGGTCGCCGAGAGCATCAACACCACCCGGACCAACCCCGGCTACCTCCCCGGCGCCGAACTCCCCAAGTCGGTCCGCGCCACCACCGACCCCGCCGAGGCGCTGCGCGGCGCCGAGTTCGCGGTGCTGGTGGTGCCCTCCCAGACGCTGCGCGCCAACCTCGCCGACTGGGCCCCGCACCTGGAACAGGACACCGTCCTCGTCTCCCTGATGAAGGGCGTCGAACTCGGCACCGCCAAGCTGATGAGCGAGGTGATCGCGGACGTGACGAAGGTCTCCGCCGACCGCGTCGCCGTCGTCACCGGCCCCAACCTCGCCGGCGAGATCGCCGCACGACGTCCCGCGGCGGCCGTCGTGGCCTGCCGGGACGAATCGGTGGCCCAACGGCTCCAGGCCGCCTGCCACACCCCCTACTTCCGCCCGTACACCAACACCGACGTCGTCGGCTGCGAACTCGGCGGCGCCGTCAAGAACGTCATCGGCCTGGCGGTCGGCATCGCCGACGGCATGGGACTCGGCGACAACGCCAAGGGCTCGCTCATCACCCGCGGACTCGCCGAGACCACCCGGCTGGGTCTCGCCATGGGCGCGGACCCGTTGACGTTCTCCGGTCTCGCGGGCCTCGGCGACCTGGTCGCGACCTGCTCCTCGCCGCTCTCGCGCAACCACACCTTCGGTACCAACCTCGGCCGGGGCATGACGCTCCAGGAGGCCGTCGCCGCCACCAGCCAGACCGCGGAGGGCGTCAAGTCCTGCGAGTCGGTACTCGATCTGGCGCGCCGGCACGGAGTCGACATGCCGATCACCGAGACCGTCGTCGGGATCGTCCACGAGGGCAAGCCGCCCGCCGTCGCGGTCAAGGAGCTGATGTCGCGGAGCGCCAAGCCCGAGCGGCGCTGA
- a CDS encoding lysophospholipid acyltransferase family protein yields the protein MSRRRIGFWYRLAAVIAKPPLVVLFKRDWRGMEHIPADGGFITAVNHNSYVDPLSYGHFQYNTGRVPRFLAKAALFRAPFVGMMLRGTGQIPVYRETTDALNAFRAAVAAIEDGECVAFYPEGTLTRDPGMWPMNGKTGAARVALMTRAPVIPVAQWGANLAMPPYAKENKYRFFPRKTLQVQAGPPVDLSRFYDSEPTPEVLREVTEVIMAAITEQLAIVRGEKAPAEPYDHRKARANQRREAEEKGSQ from the coding sequence GTGTCCCGCCGCAGAATCGGCTTCTGGTACCGCCTGGCGGCGGTCATCGCCAAGCCGCCACTGGTGGTTCTCTTCAAGCGTGACTGGCGGGGAATGGAGCACATTCCGGCCGACGGCGGATTCATCACGGCCGTGAACCACAACTCCTACGTGGACCCGCTCTCGTACGGGCACTTCCAGTACAACACCGGCCGGGTGCCGAGGTTCCTGGCGAAGGCCGCCCTCTTCCGGGCCCCGTTCGTCGGGATGATGCTGCGCGGCACCGGCCAGATCCCCGTCTACCGCGAGACGACCGACGCGCTGAACGCGTTCCGCGCCGCCGTGGCCGCGATCGAGGACGGCGAGTGCGTCGCCTTCTACCCCGAGGGCACCCTCACCCGCGACCCCGGCATGTGGCCGATGAACGGCAAGACCGGCGCCGCCCGCGTCGCGCTGATGACCCGGGCGCCCGTCATCCCGGTCGCCCAGTGGGGCGCGAACCTCGCGATGCCGCCGTACGCCAAGGAGAACAAGTACCGGTTCTTCCCCCGGAAGACCCTCCAGGTGCAGGCCGGTCCGCCCGTCGACCTCAGCCGCTTCTACGACTCCGAGCCGACGCCCGAGGTGCTGCGCGAGGTCACCGAGGTCATCATGGCCGCGATCACCGAGCAACTGGCGATCGTGCGCGGCGAGAAGGCTCCCGCCGAGCCCTACGACCACCGCAAGGCCCGCGCGAACCAGCGGCGCGAGGCCGAAGAGAAGGGCTCCCAGTGA
- the cofC gene encoding 2-phospho-L-lactate guanylyltransferase, with protein MGPTFTKGEIATNTDPSRRWSLVVPLKPLAYAKSRLRDALGEGLRPRLALAFAEDTVAAALSCPDVRDVVVVTDDTVAAVSLAALGARVAPDAPAAGLNAALAYGAGLVRAARPSAPVAALNADLPALRPSELSRVLEFSSGFPRTFLSDAAGIGTTFLSAAPGVELRPAFGGPSRGRHLASGAREVPTSGVDSVRRDVDTGDDLRVALALGVGPRTAELRDAVRLRTPEVAFDRTADAVRCVRLRGGGTSS; from the coding sequence ATGGGGCCGACGTTCACGAAGGGGGAGATCGCCACGAACACCGACCCGTCCCGCCGCTGGTCCCTGGTCGTCCCGCTGAAGCCCTTGGCGTACGCCAAGAGCAGGCTGCGGGACGCCCTGGGCGAGGGACTGCGGCCCCGACTCGCCCTGGCCTTCGCCGAGGACACGGTCGCCGCGGCGCTCTCCTGTCCGGACGTACGGGATGTGGTGGTCGTCACGGACGACACGGTGGCGGCGGTCTCCCTGGCGGCGCTGGGGGCCCGTGTGGCACCCGACGCCCCGGCCGCCGGTCTCAACGCCGCGCTCGCGTACGGCGCGGGCCTGGTGCGCGCGGCGCGGCCGTCCGCTCCGGTCGCGGCCCTCAACGCGGATCTCCCCGCACTGCGCCCCTCGGAATTGTCGCGGGTCCTCGAATTCTCTTCCGGATTTCCCCGGACATTCCTTTCGGACGCCGCTGGAATCGGCACGACATTTCTCTCGGCGGCCCCCGGAGTGGAATTGCGGCCCGCTTTCGGCGGCCCGTCGCGCGGGCGTCATCTCGCCTCGGGCGCGCGGGAGGTGCCGACCTCGGGAGTGGATTCGGTCCGGCGGGACGTGGACACCGGGGACGATCTGCGGGTGGCACTGGCCCTGGGCGTGGGTCCGCGTACGGCGGAACTGCGGGACGCCGTACGGCTGAGAACCCCCGAAGTGGCCTTCGACCGGACGGCGGACGCGGTCCGGTGCGTACGGCTCCGGGGCGGCGGGACCTCGTCGTGA